The Ipomoea triloba cultivar NCNSP0323 chromosome 4, ASM357664v1 DNA segment CAAGTACCCAACGACTTCCGACTTCACAATTCAGATGAAACTGGAAATAGGAAAACAAGGAAGATGACCCGACTTGACCCGAATCGATTAACAGGGAATTGAATATAACTCGAGATCGTAGTTGATACTATTATTAGGGCCTAGGGGCCATTTGGCATTGCGGTCCATATTACCATATGAACTATAAACAACCATAATATCTATTACTTCGTAATACTATGTGATGGTTTATAATGGTCATAGCTCACCATAAAACCTAGTtaatatctaatctaaaaacataataagtctcaattaaAGTTATATTCTTCATTTATGTCCATGTTTTTAGTGCTAACCATTTTGTACATTGTATTTTTAGAGTTGTATTATAcaaatttttggacaaaaatactgttaccgttataacttccgttatcttttccattaatTTTATCATGTACATGCATCTACTTTATCATTTTCTTATACTCCCtcccgtcccattttggttgtctggttcgtttaacgaggcttgactgaagttatttttaatccaatttttcataatattaagtttagtattaatatataaaatttatatatttagaaactacatcaaaagtactattaaacacaaaaaaaaattaaatttaaaaataataaaaaattactaaagaaaataagtaatgaagaaagagttggtttgaccaatgaatagtaaataggacaggtaaaatgggacggagggagtattatttaattaatgataataatatttgtaaacattataaaataaataatttttttatttagattttaattaataagaatttgttaaatatttttaaaaatataaatattaggcATATTtctttgcgcatcgcgcatggAAAAGACTAGTCAAGAAATAAgtgtgaaaaataatattgaattgtTAGCGACTCAAACCCTTGAAATATTGTAAATGGACTACAATGGGAATAAACAAAATAAGGGAATAGCAAAGACTCAATAGACTCATCCTATGGCACAACCAACTGACCAAGGTAACTAGAAAAATAGTGGGAAGTTGCTAACCAAACAGACATACTAGCCAATGACCAATGACAAGTGAGAAAAGTAAGGTAGAAGTCTTgatgctgatgatgatgatgtctCTAGGGGACAAGCTAAGGGCATAAGCTACCCCCCTCCCCACCCTCATATTGTGGCAAGGATTAGGAGCGAAGACATAATTAAGAACAATGAGGTCAAGATGTCCATCAAACCACAATCATACACGTTAAGTTTTCCTTATCAACTATCACATTTCTCGCCAACCAGTTTTTTACATCTTGCAAGAAAGTTAAAATACTACTAAATACCCAAACCTCCCATGAACCAACACACCTATCAAAAATCAATCTCTCCACCCAAGTGAGTGTGCTCCACCATGGTTTGGCTAGGACCATGGTGGCCTGTCGAACCAAGGTAGAAGGCTGGCCAATGGGAAAGGGCCAAATTGGCACCCTATCCAAAAAAGGTTAAAAAAGGTTATTTGTTCTAGACTACTTGTAATCACCttcatttttattgatttatttattttcattttacaaattaaaaggaTGTCACGTTGGTGGTGTTTAATGATACATCAAATTAGAATTTACCAGATTTGATCAAGAATACTTCCTAAACCTacttattgaattttttttgctGACTTTGAGTGTCACATTAGTGCCACATATATGAGACAACCTTCTTAGACTTGCTCATTAAGATTTCCTTACCATGTACATGAAAAGATTGCATAGTTGTGAGAATTTAAACAAGGTTAGGTGGAATAGAGTTCATAttatagttgaattttttttaatgaaatgatGGGTATCATTTAATTACTATAGACAAATGCTGGAAAttttctcaatatataatttattttagtaaacttctcatcaattatttatatatgtagagCTTTTAATCCTCAAATTGATAAGCTAGCTAGCCAATAAATATTCCTTCCAAAATTCACCAAATCCATTACTGTCCCCTCCACACTTCACTTCCTTCCTACATTACATACTGACTCACTCTAAAGGACACAACTAAACCCAATCATACCATACCTAATTACTTGTATATCAtcatttaaaacttaaaaagagTAATCAGATGAAAACAAGCTACAACAGTGAGAACATTATTGTTGTAATTAATGTATATTGGAAGATGTAGAGTTGAAGAGTCAAACAGTAGTACAAATGTGTACAATGTCACTTTGTAAATCTTCACAATTTATAAAttgtatgttcacaatttacatatttaatgttcataatttgaattgtgaacatttagtatatgtaaattgtgatgggtccaccttgcaaggtgaactcaGATCCATGGTTTAACTattgagatgagatgagatggtGTAAGTCACTTTCAATTTTACTTGAGATCTCGAATTTGGGCCTTAAATATTTAGCTGCTTTAAAACTTATGAAGGGGGTGCTTTTGAGCATGTTTATTGAttatataactttatatataaagAGTGAGTGGGACTTAtatcttaattttcttttttcatttaaaagtatattatattttatatttaaaaagtttttttagataaaaatatCCCTATTGTTATAACGGTATTAGtttctcattcttttctcaactattttattttccatattttatcaattattttaaCATAATTCAAACTAATCACTGAACGAATTTTATTCGGCTTttataaaactatatattataatctatatatgaACTTATATTATTATAGTCTTAATTTTATAATAGTCTATATGCACCTATGTTATTCTATATTGCGCAAAAAGCAATATAATCGTTGAAGTATATGATACTTTTATAGCAAATAAGGCACCATGTCAAATTCTTTTATGAATATCATTTTActtcataatttaattaatattaatatttattatatttgaaaagttaaaaagacacttcaaaaatatatcatataaACACATGAgcaaataaattattgtttattgtatttatttaatcaatatACTTAGCTTGTTGTCTAAGTAGTAGTCCAAACTGACCTGGTAGTCAAAATCTATCTGGTTTGACACTAGACATTATTAAATGACATTTAATGCTTACGCATGGAGACGCTATCACAACACACTAAAGTGAGGTGCCGGCTAAGAACTCTTAACTTGATGATTACCCTCCCATTATGAAAAAACCCTAATATAAATAGCAATTCTTTAAATGATACTCAAAACCAACTTTTaccattgaattattattattattattattattattattatagatagTCTCGAGCACCGCCCGACGTGTAAGTGTTCAACGGCTAGGAGAATGGAGGGAATTGAAGAATTGATATGCCGCGTGACATGGACCCCaccaattatttaaaaaaaaattccaaaattagTGTAAAGATTAAGGGCGTGTTAATGTGGTCAAAATCTACACTCTTAGCCTAACCTACTTTCTTGTCTTCCTCTATTTGTCTTCCACTGTAAAGTCTTTCTACCAACAAAAATATGCATtcatctttatttctttctcttctttttttggaGAATTTTCATTATTTCTTATCATTCAACACAAGAAACTAAGTTTATCAAtcatatccaaaaaaaaaagaaaagttgatTTAGCATGCCAAGAAATTGACATTGAAGATTTAACAtgcaattattaatattaacactAATTTCATCTAACTTAAGTTTATTCTATTTGTGATAGTGTTATTTTCGTTTTTGGTTAAATCGATGTTTcacttttaacttttatttagGGAAAAAAAGTTAATACTTTTTAGTTCAAAATACTTAAAATGTGACCCCTATAGGTGTAGAGAGGTGTAAGACTAAATATAAAACATCTTTCATTCACTTCTTGCTGAAGACTTGAAGAGTGGCAACCAACCAAACCAGCAAGAAAATATTATCAAAGGTAAAGACTTTACTCTCATCCCTTTTCACACTTGTTTTCTGCTgccattattattgtaattttccTTGCTGCATTGTCATTCTGAACTGAATTTCTCACCTTTCTTTGATAGCATTCTCAGTTTTGTTACTTTTGCAGAATATTTTGGACTGGGGAGGCTTCACACTTCACAATTCATGTCTTTTTTGGACTGAGGTTGTCCCTGTTTCAGACAATGTACGATGAAAGAAACTTGTTTTGGTTAAATAGACACGTTTAGAAGTTTAACCACTTTATCCTTTGAAAATCAAACAATGTATGTATGTAGGcatatttcttaattcttaGGTTTACAAGTAAGGTTGAGTGCTGCTTGAGAATGTTGTTCTTTTTCCCTATATTATTATGTCGTTGCGCTGGTTTCTTGTACTTTGTGTTATCtgctaaaatgaaactgattCTTGCATTGCTTGGTGGTTGGGGGTTGATGAACAAAATTCACAATTCCCAGCTTAATTATGTCATTTTTTAGACCAGTTCAAGATTCATTCATAAGTCATACTAGATTGAGTTTTTAAATCGAAATTCTTACCTTATTAGTTCGGGTATATATGACCACAATGAATGGCATCCTAGGAAAACATATATCCATTGTAGTGTCAGGCTAAATGGTTAATTAACTATTAATGTTTATCCTAGGATTTGTTGTTGCTTAATGTGATTGTGGTtgggattatatatatgtagtgaTTTTGCGACTGGCTTTTACACAAACCTACAGGATGGTTGAGTCTACGGGCCAAAAGGTCGAAGCTAATGTAGCAGAAGTCGAGGTGGTTGGCAATGAGAATCAATTGGGATTATTGTGGCAGCAGAAATTAGCTGAGTATAAAGTAAAAAGCAAGAAGTCCTTGCGAGCTCGCTATTCTTATGgcattatattcttgattacAAATCTTGTAGCCTGGTTCATTCGTGACTATGGAGAACGCTTTATCCCAGTGCTTCATTGTGAGCAAAACTTCTTTAACTTCTGCAATTTAATCCTCCGGGAAACTCGATCTTATATAGAAGAATCTTGTTATTCATGGTGGTTTTTGCTGCAGATTCTAGAGCTTGTGGAATCGAGGGAGCCAAATGTTTTCATACGATGGGAGTTCTTCGCGTGAGCTTAGGATGCTTTGTATCTTTTGCCTGTTAGAGTTAAGAGAAATTTCAATTCACTCTTTCATTATTGGAATTTCACCCTTAATGCCATATGTGAGATGGCCAAATATATCTTAAATAAGACACTCGTTCCCAATTCCTTGCTAGCTTGTCTGCATAGTTCTAGCTCGATCGCTCCTTGACATACAATTCAGATATTCTTCTTCGCCATGTTTCTTTTGACATGTTACACAAGAAAACTGTGCGAAGCTCGAAATGCCTGGCATTCTGGGTGGTGGATTCTTAAATTTGTTATATTAATCGTTTGTCTGGCAGTTCCATTCTTTATCCCCTCGGACTACATCCAATTATACGGTATGCccaaaattacaattccactTATAAGCTTCAATCTTGCTCCATACAATTTACTGttgaattaaaagtaaaaaaaattactgtcTATGCAGGCGAACTTGCTCGTGTTGGTGCAGGGTAATCTTCTATTCATTCCGGTTCTACCTAGAAATTTACAAGCTTTCCTAGTGATACCTTTGATAGGACAATTTCCTTGGACAGTGTCACAAGTTGTGCCCTTTTGTAGCCTAGAAAGACTTGAATGAACAACAGCGATTATCAATTAATGTTTTATCAGCTAGATAGCATTCTTTCATGTACAAATCTGCGATTTTTTATGGGGTGCAGGGTTTTTCTTGTCCTTCAACTTGTTAGCGTCATCGAGTTCATTACATGGTGGAATAACTACTGGATGCCCGATGAAACAAAGAAGCAAAGGTTCACATTACAATCCTTAGTAGGTCTTATTTTCTTATGGATGGTCGTTTTCTAAGACCTACCATGAACTTcagcatattatatatgtacgaATGTATTATATATCTTTGATCTGGTCTATGTTAGGCAGTCCAATGATGTCTCATTTATGTTTCGTTATTATTCTCCGAAAACAGCTGTTCGGTTGGATTATTCATGTCGACTGTGTTCTACATTTCTTCTGTCTGTGGGATAGCTGTAATGTACATGCTTTATGCCTCCAAATCATCGTGCACGCTGAACATATTCTTCATCTCTTGGACCGCGCTTCTGCTTGTTGTAATGATGGTCATATCCTTGCACTACAAGGTAacgcttttgtttatagtcttTTTCGCCTTTCAATCTATGCTAGAATTTCAGTTCTCCCATTGAATTTGCGACAAATTAAACAATTGTGTCATGCTTAGGACAGGTGAATAGAGGTCTGTTGTCTTCTGGGATTATGGCTTCTTACCTCGTATTCCTCTGTTGGAGCGCGATAAGAAGGTTAGATTCGTGTTTACAACGCGAGCATATATGTCTATGTTTCATTAGATCGAAAAATGTAATGTTTTAGTGATGAATGTTATATCTGCAGCGAGCCGGGGATGGCAAAATGCAGCCCCCAGAATAAGAACAGTGGAGGAGGTGGTTGGACTACTGTCATTGTAAGCATTCATGTCTTTCTGTGTTAACAAATGTATCAGATAGGTAGGCAACCCCATCtaagttggtcagactgttgACTTAGTAACTATAAGGTTATATGTTCGACTCCAGCGAGAGTggcttattggccttcttggtttgaacctgTAAGCTATTGGCAACTTAGGCTAGTTTATCTCGTTGTGATCCTTTGTCAGCTAGGGTTACAAGGCGGGATTTACTCAGTGCACACTCTCGGGTAGTGGTTGCGGGTTTTCCAAGTCATAAAAAATGTATAAGATGGGATGCTTTTGAGCTTCATTCATTTTATTGTTGTTGGGAGCAATGTTAGGTTGATAGTTTGTGCCACTGCTTTTCAGGGGTTTCTTATAGCTATAGTTGCAATAGTCATGGCTACATTCTCCACTGGCATTGATTCCAAGACATTTCAGGTTAGACATCCTTAAACCTTGAGAAAACACATTGGAAATCATATGGTTCTTTACCTCGATGTGCTCAGTTAGTGagactacacatttatattttatatattatttgttcaaCAGTTATGACATAAACCATCGAGACAGATAAAAAAGAAAACCGTTTGATTTGTCGTTTCAGTTTCGTAAAGGGAAAGCAGAGATGGAGGATGATATTCCCTACAAGTATGGCTTCTTCCACCTGGTGTTCTCCTTGGGGGCCATGTATTTTGCAATGCTCTTCATCAGTTGGAATCTTGACAGTTTACCCAGAAAGTAACAACAATATTCACCACGTTTAACAAgcatgtttatatttatttcctagCAGAACTTATGGTGATCTAATCAACATTTTCTTAACTCTATAAACAACAGATGGAGCATAGATGTTGGCTGGGCTAGCACTTGGGTCAAGATTGTTAATGAGTGGTTTGCTGCAGCTCTATATTGTAAGTCACTTTACTCATTTAACTTTAGTGGTACCAAGTTGCACGCTTATATGGGAGGGAGGCAgtataggttgagaaaagtagttatgaacagatattgcattgtaacagagtcggtAGTAAATACCATTTCCCCAAGCTAAGATATTCAtacacaaaataaaaagaaaaaaaaaggttcattttctttcttttttggctTCTATTAAATGCAGTGTGGAAGTTGATGTACCCCACAATCAGACCAATCAAAGTCATGGATCATGAAGAGCAGCCTGGGCAGGAAGTTGAAAACCTAGCTTCAGAATGAGTTTTGATATTCATTGCAGTAATTAGTCATATTCACTGAAATTACAAACGATATTCATCACAATAATGTTCTTCTTGGATAAACCATTATTGCAATGAATACCATTTCTAATTTTGGTTAATATGGTTTGAAGTTgcaataaactttttttttttcattctttcttgGTTTGTTGTAAAGGTGATGCAGTTATCCAGATGAATCTTTGGACTCTTGTAATCATAGGAAATTCAGAATAAATTTCCCATATTTAAGGAAATAAAAGTATATTTGTTTTGGTTGTACCAGAAACACTTTGTTGGAACTTCAACTGCACCATATTGGAATCCCCTAACAACTCCATCTCTTTTGCTTATTATTATCTTTCTACTATATAAACTGGCAATTTCAAGATCATTccatcaagattcaagaacaaGAACATCTGATTCAATACAACATAGAAAAACATCAGTCTTTGCAGATTGTTGGGTTTAATTTCAAGATGTTCaagaaatcttcatcatctatTTTACTGGCAATGGTGTTTGCAGCCATGAATGTGGCAGTCATGGTGGCAGGAGTAGCCGACCCCGAGGCGGCTGGAGAGCCGCCTGTTCTTGAGATGTACATGCACGACATCCTCGGCGGCAACAACCCAACAGCGCGGCCGATCACGGGCCTGCTGGGGAGCATCTACAGCAGCCAAGTTCCGTTTGCGAAGCCGCTCGGTTTCCAGCCTCCCCAGGACGCGGTGGCCATTCCCAACGCGAATGGCGCCATCCCGACGCTCAATATAAACGGGATTCCTCTGGGAACCGGGCTGGCAGGGACGACATTTGCGGGGGTGACCAACAAtggcaacaacaacaacaacattgcAACCCAGCTTGGACCTGATGGATTGGGGCTCGGTTTTGGGACCATAACTGTGATCGATGATATCTTGACAAACACCCCGGAGTTGGGCACGCAAACCATTGGCAAAGCTCAAGGGATTTACGTCTCCAGTTCGGCTGATGGCAGCACACAGATGATGGCGTTCACCGCCATGTTTGAAGGAGGCGAATATGGCGACAGCCTTAACTTCTTCGGGGTGTACAAGATAGGAAGCACAATGTCTCGGCTCACGGTGACCGGAGGCACTGGTAAGTTCAAGAACGCCTGTGGGTTTGCGGAGCTCAGATCACTCATTCCGGCCGGTCAGCATATCACAGATGGTGCACAGACACTGCTGAGGATGGCTGTCCATCTTACCTACTGAGATGGTTCATCTGTACAAAGAAACAAATACATAAGAATTGTGGGTTGTTTTGTGTGATAACTATTCATCTTCATCTGTGTGTTTTTATCTGTCTGTTCActcaaatattttgtatttttcatcTCTCCTCATCTATGAATATGAAGAAAAAATTCCCATATTACCCCCCACGCGGGTAGTTCAATTGGTTCCTGAGTGGCAGATCATAGGCAAGAAAAATCCCAATATTATTGCAAGAATGCATTTATTTATATTCACTACATGCTGTAGACAAGTTCTAAACACAAACTTCTCTATATTGTTCTGGTGCGACTAATCCAGCTGAACCTCGGTTGGGCTAATTCGGGGCAACTCTAAATTCTAAACACATTCAAGTAGCATCCCCTAAGACTTAAAAGTTGATAATGCTGATCCGAGAAAGCACAGTATCTTCATATAGACTGTGAAGTGAATCAATCAAGTTTGTACGCAGTGAAGCTGGACCTTTAGCTGTCTCCATCCCCGCCTCACCAGCAATCCCAAAGACGGAAAAGGCGGAAACTGTGGCTTCCAAAGCATGTGATGGATCAACTGAAACAAAGGCGGCTATGAGGGCCGTCACAGAGCATCCGGTTGCAGTTATCTTTTGCAGCATAGGCACGCCATTTTGTACGCCAATAACCCTTTGGCCATCCGTGACAAAGTCAGTAGCTCCAGAAACGGCAACTATACTTCCACTTATTCGAGCCAGGGATTTAGCTGCTTCTACAGCATCCGTTGAACCATGAATGCTGTCGACACCCTTAAGAGAAGTCAAACTAAAAGATATGAGTTGAATAAACGCTTCAATTCATTCACTTGAAGAGAGCATGATATTGTTTTCATAGTTGATCACACGATACACAAAAGAAATAAAGGTGGGATATAGGGGAATGGAATGCCCAAAAGCTAATCCCTCAACTTTTTGGCCATGGATTCCCGGAAACAATCTCCACATAGAGTTAAAATAACATAGCATAATGCCGGATTTGTTCATTAAGTCCTATTTTTTAACAAGAAAATGATCAACCATCATAATGTCCTATTTTTAACAAGAAAATGATCAACCATCATAATagttaatactccgtaacatacATTGACCAATATATTAATGTTTGAGGCAATTCTTCATTATCCAACTATGGAACCCACTCTTTTACAGAAAAAGAGTCAACCATGATTTGAAATCTAATAACTTTGACAACTTCTATATGAGTACTGGCATTGATCAAACTATCTAGTCTAAAGCCATTATTCTGTGATGGAGGCACGAAGCTCTAGTAAGGTTCGTCTAAATTTTAGCTAGAGGATGAAAGAATGCaaagaaacaaaatcaatacAATTAACAACAGTATATCACAAATGCAAAATGCTATGCCCACATTTGTTGTAGTAAAAAAGAACTGATACATGGGTAAAGTCAAAACAAGTCACTCTATGTTTGGCAATGTGTAAGCCTTTCTTTCCAATTTCAAGCTCAGCAGCCCTTTTGGACTTTTGGTTTCTGGCATGTCTAAACataattattcaaataactCATAATCCTACAAAGATCCCCAATAAGAAGGTTATTGAAGAAATGTCAAAGTGGAAAGAAACAATAACAAATTTTCTAACATGATTTTTACAGGGTAACAAATTACGAGGGACAAAACCGGAAAAAAAGTGGAATTATAGTACTGTTTACCTTAGAATTAGAATCAACGCAACCTTTAGAAAGCGCAAGAATCTCAGAGGCATTTCCTCGAACAACTGTGGGTCTAAACCCCAAAAGCTCCAAACAAGCATTTAACCGGAAACCGGAAGCGCCGGCGGCCACGGGGTCGAGCACCCAGGGCTTCCCGGCTTGGTTGGCCACCTGCGCCGCCAATTTCATGCTCGGAAGCCAGTCGGCAGTGAGCGTACCCATGTTTATCAAGAGCGCATGCACCTTAGGAGTGAACTCCGGGATTTCGTCTGCGGAGTGGATCATTGCAGGGGAAGCTCCGGCGGATAAGAGCGTGTTGGCCATGAAATCCATGGAGACGAAATTGGTGATGCACTGAACTAAGGGCGAGCGCTGGCGGACGTCCGATAAGTGGGCCCAGGCTCTTGGCCCCCATATCACTTTGTTGTTTGCCATGACTACTTTGACGAAGCAAAAGAAAGCATATATATGCAGCAGCCAGCAGGGGATCATACGGAGCATCGAAAAACAGGTTCCAttgaaaattgttgaaataagggtcaaataggccaccgaactacacaggaaactgcaattaggtcattgaactgggttcctgaactacacaaatctATGCAAATTAACCaaaagtgacttgtttgacttgatcttccggttaccaactttaaaaataatattttaaaataattttaaataaaataattaattaaaattaaatttaaaatttaaaattaaaaaaaaaggacccaattgacttgttcctgtttttttttttaaattttaattttaattaattaattaatttaaaattattttaaaatattatttttaaagttggtaaccggaagatcaagtcaacaagtcactttgggttaatttgcatgaatttgtgtagttcagggacccaattgtattgttttttagtttgatggcctaattgcagtttcgtgtgtagttcggtagcctatttgacccttatttcaAAATTGTTCGCAAAACGCTATCCTACGAAGAAACCATTTATATTTATGCGGTACTCGGACTACCGACTATACCCTCTTGAATAGTTTAatttactctctttttttttaaatgtatataatatttgatgggTTGGATAAAGGCGGTCTGTTATTTCATCCTCTGCACCAGCAACTGGACTTGATGCGTTATCTTGtttatgacaaattattgtCTGAACTATGATCCACGTAGTTGTGTGggccatgaatatatatattattaatatactaaaaatatattatttttgtactgaaagtacattatttatagtatataaaataatatactttcaatacttaaataatgtactttcaaataatgtactttacgtgcaaaatattgtatttttaatatattaaaaatgtatttgttgtgtggaccattgtCCGTGTAATAATGATTGCTCATTTATGAGAATGGCAGCTAGAAGATTcttgacaaattataccatagatcaTGGTTTACattacaaattcatttttagtatattgaaaattcatttttaatgtattgaaactttgaaagtctaaattttagttaatatattaaaaatgaacctataatatactaaatgaatatctaaaaaataaacatgtttGTTAGTGGTCTATCTTGCAATGTGATCATGGTTCACAATGTAATGATTGAAGATTCTTTAACCAAATTTAGGAGATTGTTTTCCTTAttattgggtcacacttgtttgAGACTGATCCTTATCCATAAGTCGGGTAAGGTTGGATCAtatcaatatgaaaatatagggtaatacttgtgtgagatcgtctcacgggtctcaatgagaccaatcgttatatcctgcaccacggtgcacataacaatgtgcaccacgtacgtaaaacgacgtcgtttcggtgttagtggaTGCAGACACGAATGACattagggaattcattatctataatacacataatcattatctagaatacacagaacgtttgcctagaatacacagaatgtttgcccagaatacacagaatattgacacaaaatacacagaactcatcatcctaacattcgaatgcacaaacacatcacaacctgtgttaataacatgaatacacagaatattgacacaaaatacacagaaatcatcctcctaaacattcgaatgcacaaacagatcacaacatgtgttactaacatgaatacacataacggttgcctagaatacacagaatgattgcctggaatacacagaatattaacataaatacagagatcagccgaaacgggaaacgtgatttccaaaaaaacggacgattattttacaatgctcaaaacgacgtcgtttaggtacgtggtgcacattgctatgtgcaccatggtgcacggtataatttgcccaatgAGACGGATTGGGTCATTTAGTTTTATT contains these protein-coding regions:
- the LOC116017066 gene encoding dirigent protein 16-like yields the protein MFKKSSSSILLAMVFAAMNVAVMVAGVADPEAAGEPPVLEMYMHDILGGNNPTARPITGLLGSIYSSQVPFAKPLGFQPPQDAVAIPNANGAIPTLNINGIPLGTGLAGTTFAGVTNNGNNNNNIATQLGPDGLGLGFGTITVIDDILTNTPELGTQTIGKAQGIYVSSSADGSTQMMAFTAMFEGGEYGDSLNFFGVYKIGSTMSRLTVTGGTGKFKNACGFAELRSLIPAGQHITDGAQTLLRMAVHLTY
- the LOC116017064 gene encoding probable serine incorporator isoform X1, with amino-acid sequence MMVESTGQKVEANVAEVEVVGNENQLGLLWQQKLAEYKVKSKKSLRARYSYGIIFLITNLVAWFIRDYGERFIPVLHYSRACGIEGAKCFHTMGVLRVSLGCFIFFFAMFLLTCYTRKLCEARNAWHSGWWILKFVILIVCLAVPFFIPSDYIQLYGELARVGAGVFLVLQLVSVIEFITWWNNYWMPDETKKQSCSVGLFMSTVFYISSVCGIAVMYMLYASKSSCTLNIFFISWTALLLVVMMVISLHYKVNRGLLSSGIMASYLVFLCWSAIRSEPGMAKCSPQNKNSGGGGWTTVIGFLIAIVAIVMATFSTGIDSKTFQFRKGKAEMEDDIPYKYGFFHLVFSLGAMYFAMLFISWNLDSLPRKWSIDVGWASTWVKIVNEWFAAALYLWKLMYPTIRPIKVMDHEEQPGQEVENLASE
- the LOC116017065 gene encoding hydroxyethylthiazole kinase; amino-acid sequence: MLRMIPCWLLHIYAFFCFVKVVMANNKVIWGPRAWAHLSDVRQRSPLVQCITNFVSMDFMANTLLSAGASPAMIHSADEIPEFTPKVHALLINMGTLTADWLPSMKLAAQVANQAGKPWVLDPVAAGASGFRLNACLELLGFRPTVVRGNASEILALSKGCVDSNSKGVDSIHGSTDAVEAAKSLARISGSIVAVSGATDFVTDGQRVIGVQNGVPMLQKITATGCSVTALIAAFVSVDPSHALEATVSAFSVFGIAGEAGMETAKGPASLRTNLIDSLHSLYEDTVLSRISIINF
- the LOC116017064 gene encoding probable serine incorporator isoform X2, with the protein product MVESTGQKVEANVAEVEVVGNENQLGLLWQQKLAEYKVKSKKSLRARYSYGIIFLITNLVAWFIRDYGERFIPVLHYSRACGIEGAKCFHTMGVLRVSLGCFIFFFAMFLLTCYTRKLCEARNAWHSGWWILKFVILIVCLAVPFFIPSDYIQLYGELARVGAGVFLVLQLVSVIEFITWWNNYWMPDETKKQSCSVGLFMSTVFYISSVCGIAVMYMLYASKSSCTLNIFFISWTALLLVVMMVISLHYKVNRGLLSSGIMASYLVFLCWSAIRSEPGMAKCSPQNKNSGGGGWTTVIGFLIAIVAIVMATFSTGIDSKTFQFRKGKAEMEDDIPYKYGFFHLVFSLGAMYFAMLFISWNLDSLPRKWSIDVGWASTWVKIVNEWFAAALYLWKLMYPTIRPIKVMDHEEQPGQEVENLASE